In Candidatus Methylarchaceae archaeon HK02M2, a single window of DNA contains:
- the pylC gene encoding 3-methylornithine--L-lysine ligase PylC: MKICVVGGRLQGTEATYLAKKAGYEVILIDKDFDVPAGSLADEFYTFDLLNDVSAIKRVLNSADAILPATENLQSLRFLKELSIQIGIPYMQDNPAFWISSDKVKSREFFINSDIPNPTPWPNSGFPVIVKPARKSGSVGVFKADNKEQLKEALKRSSLIDEKLIIQKFIDGPALSLEVVALEGSSLPLQITQLKFDETYGCKCAFAPDQVSDDVRKSFTEISEKMAKRLNLTGLMDAQAIVDDSNVPSMIEINARLPSQTPTVVYHSSGVNMVSLLVDIFLSNKIPYVAVKPKTAVIYQHIYILNDKLAIVGEHMMSNAKNLRIEKKFFGVDEAITNLDSGKSKGVATLIVKASSLEEAERKSMQAIEGLMAEFHLTKFLDSSPKGV, encoded by the coding sequence ATGAAAATCTGTGTTGTTGGAGGGAGACTTCAAGGAACTGAGGCAACTTACTTGGCAAAAAAAGCAGGATACGAAGTCATCTTAATTGATAAAGACTTTGATGTCCCTGCAGGATCACTTGCTGATGAGTTTTATACCTTTGACTTATTAAATGATGTTAGTGCTATAAAAAGAGTCTTAAATTCTGCAGATGCCATACTTCCAGCTACTGAAAATTTACAGAGTCTGAGATTTTTAAAGGAGTTGTCGATACAGATAGGTATCCCGTATATGCAAGATAATCCCGCTTTTTGGATATCTTCTGATAAAGTTAAATCAAGAGAGTTTTTTATCAATTCAGATATCCCCAATCCAACACCATGGCCAAATTCTGGTTTCCCAGTTATAGTAAAACCTGCGAGGAAGAGTGGCAGTGTAGGTGTTTTTAAAGCAGATAATAAAGAACAGTTAAAAGAAGCCTTGAAAAGGTCTTCATTGATCGATGAAAAGCTTATTATCCAGAAATTCATCGATGGTCCAGCATTATCCCTTGAAGTTGTAGCACTTGAAGGGAGTTCTTTACCCCTGCAAATAACACAGTTAAAGTTTGATGAAACTTACGGTTGTAAATGCGCTTTTGCACCAGATCAAGTTAGTGATGATGTGAGAAAGAGTTTTACGGAGATTAGTGAGAAGATGGCAAAAAGACTGAATCTAACTGGCTTGATGGATGCTCAAGCCATAGTGGATGATTCCAATGTCCCATCGATGATAGAGATCAATGCAAGGTTACCCAGCCAAACTCCAACTGTAGTTTATCATTCTTCTGGTGTGAATATGGTTAGCCTTCTTGTAGATATTTTCTTAAGCAATAAAATTCCTTATGTAGCTGTTAAGCCAAAGACCGCTGTGATATACCAACATATCTATATTTTAAATGACAAACTTGCCATTGTAGGAGAACATATGATGAGTAATGCAAAAAATCTCAGGATTGAAAAAAAATTCTTTGGAGTCGATGAAGCTATAACAAACCTAGATTCCGGTAAATCTAAGGGAGTAGCAACACTTATTGTAAAGGCTTCTTCACTTGAAGAAGCGGAGAGAAAGTCAATGCAAGCAATAGAAGGATTGATGGCGGAATTCCATCTTACCAAATTCCTAGATTCATCTCCTAAGGGTGTATGA
- a CDS encoding CBS domain-containing protein has protein sequence MDFGLTDRQVEIYLFLAKTGPFIASHLSTSLNIHRTEVYQILKELQKKGLVESTLEFPKRFTAIPFERALNLLIKAKKDEVEYLEKDKDRLLSMWESIEVRKPETLSEKFMLLKGRDRIFSRISQMIEEMHNEFWIMTTSLGIVRLEIAGLIDDIVKRNARFRILTNISQENMATVRRIRSTIETHPSMEVRHVEFGVKLFPRIVIKDGKETILFITHKEDRSITRREDIGLWTDCKPFINTIVAFFEKIWSNSIDWQTRISMIERKLSCAMRSPAVSVLTSDSISTVVNKIVEQDIGAVIVTSGKEPVGIITESDILNKILKLKINPDETYAKDIMSTPIVTVEYDCDLTDALKLMQEKHIRRLAITKNGTLIGIVTERRILNSQVCPGLIKISI, from the coding sequence ATGGATTTTGGATTAACGGACAGACAGGTAGAGATCTATCTCTTTCTAGCTAAGACAGGGCCTTTTATAGCATCCCATCTATCAACTTCATTGAACATTCACAGAACAGAAGTTTATCAGATTTTAAAAGAGTTGCAGAAGAAGGGTTTAGTAGAGTCTACTCTTGAATTTCCCAAACGTTTCACTGCCATTCCATTTGAGAGAGCACTGAACCTCCTAATTAAAGCGAAGAAAGATGAAGTTGAATATTTGGAGAAGGATAAGGATAGATTACTATCTATGTGGGAGTCGATCGAAGTTAGAAAGCCTGAAACTCTTTCTGAGAAGTTTATGCTCCTTAAAGGACGAGATAGAATTTTTTCAAGAATTTCTCAAATGATAGAAGAGATGCATAACGAATTTTGGATAATGACAACTTCTTTAGGTATTGTGCGCTTAGAAATTGCAGGTCTGATCGACGATATTGTTAAGCGTAATGCTCGGTTCAGAATTCTTACGAATATCTCACAAGAAAATATGGCAACAGTCAGACGAATACGCTCTACAATAGAGACACATCCGTCGATGGAAGTAAGACATGTAGAATTCGGAGTAAAATTATTCCCACGCATAGTGATAAAAGACGGGAAGGAAACCATTCTATTTATAACACATAAAGAGGATAGGTCCATAACGCGTCGAGAAGATATAGGACTATGGACAGATTGTAAACCATTTATCAACACAATTGTAGCGTTCTTCGAAAAGATATGGTCTAATTCGATAGATTGGCAAACAAGGATATCTATGATTGAAAGGAAATTGAGCTGTGCCATGAGGTCTCCAGCTGTTAGCGTTTTAACTTCAGATTCTATCTCTACTGTTGTAAACAAAATAGTGGAACAGGACATAGGAGCAGTGATCGTGACTAGCGGTAAAGAACCTGTTGGTATTATAACTGAAAGCGATATATTAAATAAGATTCTTAAGCTTAAAATAAATCCGGATGAGACTTATGCAAAGGACATAATGTCTACGCCCATCGTGACCGTTGAATACGATTGTGATCTGACAGATGCGTTAAAACTAATGCAAGAAAAACACATAAGAAGGTTAGCCATCACAAAGAACGGAACGCTAATAGGTATAGTAACAGAAAGGAGAATATTAAATTCCCAAGTCTGCCCTGGTCTGATAAAAATTTCAATATGA
- the pylD gene encoding 3-methylornithyl-N6-L-lysine dehydrogenase PylD — protein sequence MDRLTNDDIRLIPDSIEEYDIDFKAKIGKSLIELAKYLVDDQEIDQEIIRSKVAVIPVTAGLGVIEGFVDAVVAILRYIGMDAFITQNTDVAGFAEAFSNNVDLVFMGDDLVFSAFNINRKKVIDNSFATGRVYAAALELVAQGVKGKTVVVVGAGRVGLSAIDYFIQKEAKVIVIEIDKEKVKELKKRYKRNLIFMDSLDEAIKYTRLILVAAPVQGLMTEKIVNSETIVSAPAIPLGLTESALQKLPTNNLIHDPLQLGVVAMVALALG from the coding sequence ATGGATAGGTTAACTAATGACGATATCCGATTGATACCCGATAGCATCGAAGAATATGACATAGATTTTAAAGCCAAAATAGGCAAGTCTTTGATAGAGTTAGCAAAGTATTTGGTAGATGATCAAGAAATAGATCAAGAAATCATAAGAAGCAAGGTGGCAGTCATCCCCGTAACTGCAGGTCTGGGCGTCATAGAAGGCTTCGTTGATGCCGTTGTCGCAATATTGAGATATATAGGCATGGATGCCTTTATTACTCAAAATACCGATGTAGCTGGCTTTGCTGAAGCATTTTCAAACAATGTCGACTTGGTATTCATGGGCGACGATCTGGTTTTTTCAGCGTTTAATATCAATCGGAAAAAAGTTATCGACAACTCCTTCGCTACTGGAAGAGTATATGCGGCTGCTTTAGAACTAGTTGCGCAAGGTGTGAAAGGCAAGACTGTAGTGGTCGTAGGCGCTGGGCGGGTGGGCTTGTCGGCTATAGATTACTTTATCCAAAAAGAAGCAAAGGTCATAGTTATAGAGATCGACAAGGAGAAGGTAAAAGAGCTGAAAAAAAGGTATAAAAGAAATCTGATCTTCATGGATAGTCTGGATGAAGCCATCAAATACACAAGACTCATCTTGGTGGCCGCACCTGTTCAAGGGCTTATGACTGAAAAGATTGTAAACTCAGAAACAATCGTCTCCGCACCGGCAATACCACTGGGATTGACCGAGTCTGCTTTACAAAAACTTCCTACGAATAATCTTATTCACGATCCTTTACAATTAGGTGTAGTAGCGATGGTTGCCCTAGCTCTAGGATGA